GGCCGTGGCCCTGGCCGTCTTCGCCTCCGACCCCCTGTCGTCGGTCGCGTACGCGACCGAGGAGATCCTGCTGGTCCTCGTCCTCGCCGGCCACGCCGCCCTGAGCTATTCGCTTCCCGTGGCCATCGGTATCGCCGCGCTGCTCGCCGTGGTGGTCGTCTCCTACCGTCAGACGGTGCAGGCATATCCTCAGGGCGGCGGCGCCTACCTGGTCGCCAAGGACAACCTCGGCGTCTTCCCGGCTCTCACCGCAGCGGCGGCGCTCTTGACCGACTACGTGCTCACGGTGTCGGTCTCGGTGGTCGCCGGAGTGGCGGCGCTGACGTCGGCCTTTCCGGCGCTGCACGCCCATCGCGTGGTCCTGAGCGTGCTTGCCGTCGCCTTGATCACGACGGGGAACCTGCGCGGCGTCCGCGAATCGGGGCGGATGTTTGCCGCGCCGACCTACTTCTTCACCGTCAGCATTCTGGGAATGGTTGGCTATGGGCTGGTCGCGTCGAAGCTCGGGCTGCTTCCCGAGGCGCCTTACGAGCCGCACCCTCCGGGACTCGAGGGAATCGGGCTGTTCCTTCTCTTGCGCGCCTACGCCGCCGGCTGCACGGCCTTGACGGGCGTCGAGGCGGTGTCGAACGGTGTGCCTGCCCTCCGGCCGCCGGAGGGCCGCAATGCCCAGGCGGTGATGACCTGGCTCGGCGTCATCTCCATCACCATGTTCCTCGGCATCACCTACCTGGCGTTCGACTTCGGCATCATGCCCGGTGGGGACGAGACGGTCGTGTCCAAGATCGCGCGCCGGGTGTTCGGACCCAGCCTCATCTACTACGCGATCCAGGCGGCGACCATGCTGATCCTGCTCCTTGCCGCCAATACATCGTACGCGGACTTCCCGCGGCTCTCGTCCATCCTCGCCCGCGATCGCTACATGCCCCGTCAGTTCGCGACCCAGGGCGACCGCCTCGTCTTCTCCAATGGCATCCTGATCCTCAGTGCGTTCTCCATCTTGCTCATCGTGGGCTTCGGCGGCGACACACACGCCCTCCTGCCCCTCTACGCCATCGGCGTCTTCATCTCCTTCACCCTCTCGCAGAGTGGGATGGTCCGCCGCTGGCTACGCCGAAAGGAGCCCGGCTGGCGGTGGAGGGTGTGGGTGAACGCGGTGGGAGCGGCCGTCACCGCCATCGTGCTCCTGACGCTGGCCGTGACCAAGTTCGCCGAGGGAGCCTGGATCGTCGTGCTGATCATTCCCCTCCTCATCCTGACCTTCGTCGCCATGCACCGACATTACGAGGAGGTCGCCGTCGAGCTGTCGCTAGAGGGCTTCGATCGCCTTCCTCAGTTCGAGCACACCGTGCTGGTGCTCATCGGCGACGTCCACCAAGGCGTCGTCCGCGCCGTGCAGTATGCGAAGACGCTGGCCGGGCCATGCGCGGTGGTGCGCGCGGTGTACGTGGAGATCGATCCCGCGCGGACTCACCGGCTGGAGGAGAAGTGGGCCAAGTGCGGTTTCGGCATCCCTCTCGTCGTCCTGTCCTCGCCGTATCGGTCGCTGCTGCGCCCGTTGCTCGACTTTGTCGATCAGATTCAGCGGCGGGGCGACGATCAGATGGTGACGATCGTGTTGCCGGAGTTCATTCCTCGGCGGCTGTGGCAGCATCTCCTGCACAACCAGACGGCCTTGCTCGTGAAGGGGGCGCTCCTCTTCCGCCGGAACATCGTCGTTACCGACATTCCCTACCTCCTGAAGCGTTGAAGGTCCTTCGTGCCTCCACGTCCGAGATATGCCTGGATCACCCCGGGGTCTGCACGCACCTCCGCCGCCGTCCCCGCCACGGTGATGCGCCCGCTCGCCAGGACATAAGCCCGGTCGGCCAGGGCGAGTGCCTGGGCGGCCATCTGCTCCACGAGGAGAATGGTGAGCCCCTCCCCGCGCAGGCGTGCGAGGGCCTCGAAGATCTGGCGCAGGAGCAGAGGAGCCAAGCCCAGCGACGGCTCGTCCAGCAGGAGCACGCGCGGCCGCGCCATGAGGCCGCGGGCCAGGGCCAGCATCTGCTGTTGGCCGCCGGAGAGGCTGCCCGCCGGATCGCCCAGGCGCGCATGGAGGGCCGGGAAGAGAGCCAGGGCGTGCTCCATGGGCTCGCCAGCAGTGTCGGCCGGGCGCCCTCTGGCGGAGAGGGCGCCGAGGGCCAGATTATCGCGCACCGTCTGATCGCCGAAGATGCCGCGGCCCTCGGGGACGAGGGTGATGCCGCGATGGGCCACCCACCAGGGCGGGCGGCCGCCGATCTCCTCGTCGTCGAGGCGGATGGAGCCGGCGCGGGGGTGCAGCAGGCCGGCGATGGTCTTGAGGAGGGTGGTCTTGCCCGCGCCGTTGCCGCCGATCAACGCCACCAGCTCGCCCGGGCGCACCTCCAGCGATACGTCAGTGAGCGCCCGCGTGGCGCCGTAACCCGCCTCGAGGCCGCGGAGGGTCAGCGCGCTCATGCGGGGGCCGCGCCAAGATAGGCCTCGATCACCGCGGCATCGCGCTGCACGTCGGCCGGCGCGCCGCGGGCGATGATTCGGCCGTCGTCGAACACGGTGACCTGGTCGGACAGGGCCATCACCAGATCCATGTGATGCTCCACCAGCACCATGGCGGGACCGCCGCCGTCGCGCACGGCGGCCAGCGCCGCATCCAGCTCGGCCACCTCGCTCAGTGTGAGGCCGGCCGCGGGCTCGTCGAGGAGGAGCACGCGCGGGCCGGTGGCGAGCGCCCGCACGATCTCGAGCCGGCGGCGGAGCCCGGCGGCGAGCGCGTCGGCAGGCTCATCGGCGAGGGCGGCCAGGCCGTGGGCGGTGAGGCGGACACGGGACTCCGCGTGGAAGAAGCGCTCGCGGCGGCGCGTGGCGGGGAGGCCGGCGAGGGCGCCGAGGAGGCGGCCGAGGCGCGGGCCCGCGAGGCCCACGGCCACGTTGTCGGCCACGGTGAGCTCGCCGAAGAGCTGCGCGGTCTGGAACGTGCGCGCGACGCCGAGCCGCGCGATGGCGTGGGGCGCGGCGCCGGCGATGCCGAGGCCGCCCAGCGTGACCTGGCCTGCCTCGGGCCGGTAGTAGCCGGAGAGAACGTTCAGCAGCGTCGTCTTGCCCGCTCCGTTCGGGCCGATGACGGCGGTGATGCCGGGGGACGGGACGGCGAGCGTGACGTTGTCGAGGGCGGTCACCCCGCCGAATCTGACCGTCACGTGGTCGAGCGCGAGAAGCGTTTCCGGGGGTCTGGCCTCGACCTTCTGCTCCCCCTCACCCTGCCCTCTTCCCCTCTGGGGAAGCGGGGTGGAGCGCCTCGGGGTCACCGCGCCGACCACGCCGTGTGGGAGCCCGTAGATCGAGAGCAAGAGCAGGAGACCGTAGAGGATGAGGCGGTAGTCGGCGAGACGGGTGAGGAGCTCGGGGAGGAGGGTGAGCACGAGGCCGCCGACCACGGGGCCCGCGATGGTGTTGACGCCGCCGAAGAGGAGGGCGAGGAGGAACAGGATGGACTGCTGCAGCGTGAAGCTGTCGGGCGAGATGTAGCCGTTGAGGAAGGCGAAGAGCGCGCCGGCCCCGCCGGTGAAGGCGGCGGAGACGGTGAACGCGACGATACGGAGGTGATAGGGCGAGAGGCCCAGCGACTCCGCTGCGACCTCGCTGCCCTTGACGGCGAGGAAGGCCCGGCCCCAGGCCGAGCGACGAAGATTGGCGGTGACCCAGAGGGCGACGGCCGCCGCCGCGGCCACCACCCAGTAGTAACGGGCGAGGGGAAGCTTGGGGATGTTGAAGATACCGCCGGGGCCGCCCGTAACCGACACCCATTCCACCAGCACGCCCTCGACGATGATGCCGAAGGCGATCGTGACCATGGCCAGATAGGGCCCGGTCACGCGCAGCGCCGCCGCGGCCACGACCGCGCCCACGAGCGCGGCGGCCGCGATCGCCGTCATGGTCGCCGCCCAGAGCGGCACGCCCGCGCGCGTGGCGGCGAGCGCGGCCGCGTAGGCGCCGATGGCGTAGAAGCCGGCGTGGCCCAGTGAGATCTGGCCCGTGAAGCCCACGAGCACGTTGAGGCCGGCGGCCACGATGACGAGGAGCGCGGTGCTGGCGCCGAGGTAAAGATAGTACGTGTTGGCAGTCAGGAGGGGCAGGGCCGCGGCGGCGGCGGCGAGGGCGAGCCAGCCCACGCGTGCCATCACACCCGCCGCGTGGCGGGGGCGCCGCCCAGGCCGTCCGGCCGCATCACCAGCACCAGGATCACCAGCGCGAAGCCCACGATCTCGCGCGCGCCGGTGGAGACATAGCCCGCCACGAATGACTCGATCAGGCCGTAGCCGAGCCCGGCCACAATGATGCCGGGCGCGGAGGTGAGTCCGCCGATGATGGCCACCGCGAAGGCCTTGAGGCCGATGATGGTGCCCATGGTGGGCGCCACGTTCAGGATGGGTGCCAGCAGCACGCCCGCCACCCCGGCCAGGAGCGCGGAGAGCGCGTAGGCGGCCATGACCGCGCGGGGCACGTTGATGCCCATGAGCCCGGCGGCCTCCGCATTCCACGCCACCGCCTTCCACTGTTTCCCCCACCGCGTGCGGTGATAGAGCACCTGCACCAGCGCCATCACCGCCAGGCCCACGATCGGAATCAGCAGCTCCTGCGGATAGAAGCCCGCGCCGCCGAGGAGAATGGGCTTCCGCGTCAGCGCCGAGGGGAAGGCGCGCGCGTCCTTGCCGAACGACAGCATGGCCACGTTCTCGGCAATGATGCCGAGCGCGATCGTGGAGAGGAGCCAGGCGGGCGAGCCCGCGAGAAAGAAGGGGCGCACCGCAACGCGCTCCACCAGCATGCCGAAGAGCGCGAGCGCGACGAGCATGAGTAGTAGCGCGGCGGGGAGCGGCCAGCCCAGCCCCACGTAGGCCGCGTAGGCCACCACCGCGCCCGCCATCACGGCGTAGCCCTGCGAGAAGTTCATGGTGCGGCTGGTCACCCAGGTGATGTGGTACCCCAGGGCGACCAGCCCGTACATGCTGCCCAGTGCCAGCCCGCTGACGACGAGCTGGAGGACCACTGCCTAGCGCGGTCGGGCCATGAGAACGGCCCAGATGCGAGGCGGCGAGGAATGCGACGAGCGAGGCGTATCTGTTCGTACGTCGAGCGAGGGGCGACCGAGCCAACGAAGCAGATGCGTCGTTATCATGGACCGACGGGGACGATCTTGCCGTGCTTCCAGACCACCATGACGTAGTCCGCGTCGGTCAGCGCGTCGTGCTGCTCGGCCGTGAAGGGCTGCTTGTAGGTCTTGATGAGGCCCTTGTACTCGGCCTTAAGGCTTTCGAGCGCGTCGCGGACCTTCGGGCCGTCCGTGCTGCCCGCCTGCTCGATGGCGAGGGCGACCAGATGCATGCCGTCGTAGGCGTTCGCCGTGCCCACGGGCGCGATCACGTCCTCGGGCCCCTTCACGTTGTACTTCTCGCGCAGGGCCTTCAGGAGGGCCTGGCCCCGCTCGTTCTGCTTGCCGAAGAAGGAATAGGTCTGGACGAAGACCACGCCGTCGGAGAGATCCCCGGTCAGCTCGGCGAAGCGCCCGCCCGAGATGCCCCAGTGGGAGATCATGGGCACTTCCCAGCCGATCTTGGCGCGCGACTTCACGACCTGCGCGCCCTCGGGCGCATTGGCCACGAGGATGACGTGATCGGCGCCGGCGCCCTTGAGCCGCAGCAGCTGCGGGCTCATGTCGGGGTCGTTCCAGTTGAACTTCTCGATGCCCACGGGCTTCACTTTCTTGTCACCGAGCCACTTGCCCAGGCCCGCCTCGTTCGACTGGCCCCAGGCGGTGTTCTCGAGGAGGAGGCCCGGCTTGCCCTTCTTCATCACGTCCACGGCGTAGCGGGCGAGGTACTTGTCCACGTAGTCGTCGTTGGCGGAGACGCGGAAGGCGAAGTTGGGGGTCTGGCCGTTCCGCGTGATGTTGGTGCCCGCCGCCCACGCGCCCATGTACGGGGTCTTGAGCTCCGCCCACACCGGCACCTGCGCCAGCGCCACCGTGGTATGGAGACCGCCGAACACTACCGTGGCCTTCTCCCGCTCCACCAGCTCGCGGGCGATGGTCACGCCCTTGGCGGGATTGCCCTCGTCGTCGCGGATCACCATCTCGAGCTTGCGCCCGCCGAGGAGCCCGCCCTTCGCGTTCACCTCGTCCATGGCGATCTGTATCCCGCGCTTGATCGCCTCGCCTGAGGCGGCCGACCCGCCGGAGACCGCGGCGGCGAGCCCGATCCTGATGGGCTCTTTGGATTGGGCGCCCACCGAGACGGTGAGGGCGGCAAGAGCGAGCAGTGCGAGACCGAGGCAAGCCAGACGGCGCATGGTCACCCTCCTTCGGGATTTCCTAGGTAGCACGAAACGGGGGGCCTAGACCAGCGGCCAGACGTCGGAATGGGTGCGGGGGAACAGGATGTCCAGGAGGGCGCGCGCCTCGCCGGTGCGGACCATGCAGTCGGGATATGTCGCCATCAGCTGATCGAGGCTCTGATAACCGAGGACGAGCTGCACCCACGCGAGCCCGGGGAACAGCGCCGAGGGCCGCCGCGGATCCGCTGAAGGGATCCCGAACTCCTGGCCCACCACGTCGCGCGCCAGCTCCCACGGCTCGGCCGTCTTCACCCGGCCCTCGTCGAAGACGAGCCGGACACCTTGCCGGTAATTGCTGAGCGTCAGCGCGCCGGCGTAGCCGGCCAGGGCGGAAGCGGCGAGGCGGCGCTCGAGGGCCGGGGCGACCTGGCGGAGGAAGCCCGCCATGTCCGGGATGCGGGCGTAGAGGGCGTAGGGCCGCCAGCGGTCGGTCAGCTGAATGGTTTCGTAGAGCGGGTTCTCCAGGCCCACGTGCCAGAGCTGTATCTGGGTGAAGGTGCCGCCATACCGGGCCGCGTAGGCGCTGCCGGTGGCCTCCAGATACGCGTGGACGGCCGGGAAGGGGGCGCGCCAGGAGAGGCCCGGCCGGATCTCGTAGTGCGTGAGCGCGGCCGCTGATCCCGCCCAGAGGACCGGAATGTGCGAGAGGAAGCCCGCCCGCTCGCCCTCCTGACTCTCGATCACGCGGAAGTCGACCCGCGAGAGGCTGCCGGGGCTGTGGCCCTCCAGCTCGTAGCGCCAGAGGCGCGCGTCGCGCGGCACCGAGACCGCGCTGCGAGTCCGGCTCCGGTCGTCGAGATCCACCACGAACGGCAGATCGTCCGCGCGCATTGGACGCACGCGGAAGGGCAGGCGCGCGTCGGAGGCGGGCGGCGCGAGATCACTGCGGGAGAACCGCGGCCCGCCGCCCCGCGGCAGCGCCATCTCGTAGCCGAACTGGCGATAGAACCAGGGGATGCCCGCGATCACCTGCATCAGCTCGCCACGCTCGGCGCTCGCGCGATGGAGCGCCTCGAACTGAGCCCGCACGAGCCCACGGCCCCGGTAGTCGGGCCGCGACCCCACCAGCTCGGGCTGACCCACGCGGAACGGCACGCCCCCGTACTCCCAGGTCTGCGAGATCAGGAGCATGGAGGAGACGATAGCGCCCGTCTTCCGATCCTCCACGATGAAGCCGTCCTCCGACTTGAACGTGGGGTGGCGGCCTCCGAGGAGATCGCGCGTCCAGACGCCGAGCGGCGGGAACGGCTCCGGCATGTCCTGAAAGCGGATCTGGTCCGCGTTGAAGGCGGCCAGGGCGTCCGCGTCGGCCGCGGTGGTGCGGCGGAGGATCAGCCCGTCCCCGAGATCCTGGACCATGACGCCACCGAGTAGCACGGCGGCGGCGCCAAAGGCAATGCGGCCGGTGGTCAGCTCTTGGGCGGGGTGATGCCGTAGCTCTTCAGCTTGCGGTAGAGATGGCTGCGCTCGATGCCGAGCTTCTCGGCGGTGCGCGTGACATTGCCCTCGTGGGCGCGCAGCTCGGCGAGGATGAAGGCGCGCTCGAACGCGTCGCGCGCCTCCTTGAGCGTCTTCTCGCGCTGAATCTCCTCGGCGCCGGAGGCCGGCTCCTTGGGGCGGAGCGGGGGCGGGAGGTCCTCGGGCCCGATGATGTCGCGCGGGGTCATGATCACGAGGCGCTCGACCATGTTGCGCAGCTCGCGCACGTTGCCCGGCCAGTCGTAGGCGAGGAAGTAGGCGAGGGCTTCCACCGACACCGTCTTCGCGCGCTTGCCGTTCTGTGCGGAGAAGAGCGTAATGAAGTAGGACACCAGCGCCGGGATGTCCTCCTTGCGCTTGCGGAGGGGCGGCACCTCGATGGGGATGACGGCGAGGCGGTAGTAAAGGTCTTCGCGGAAGCGGCCCTGGGCGATCTGCTCCTTGAGGTCCTGGTTGGAGGCGGCGAGCACGCGCACGTCCACCTGGAGGGTCTCCTTGCCGCCCACCCGCTCGAAGGCCTGCTCCTCCAGCACGCGCAGGACCTTGGCCTGGGTCTTGAGGCTCATGTCGCCGATCTCGTCGAGGAAGATCGTGCCGCCGTTGGCCGCCTCGAACTTGCCGCGATGCCGCGCCACCGCGCCGGTGAAGGCGCCGCGCTCGTGGCCGAAGAGCTCGGACTCGATCAGCTCCTCCGGAATGGCCGCGCAGTTGACCTCGACGAAGGGCGCGTCGCGGCGGGTGGACTGGGCGTGGATGGCGCGGGCCACCAGCTCCTTGCCGGCGCCGTTCTCGCCGTGGATGAGCACCCGCCCGTTGGTCGGCGCGGCGACGGCGATCTGGCCGCGCAGCTCCTCGATGAGCGCGCTCTTGCCCACGATCTGCTGGCCCCGGTCGAGTTGCTCGCGGAGGGCGCGGTTCTCGCGCTCGAGGCGCGAGTGCTCGAGGGCGCGGCTGACGGCGAGCAGGGTCTTCTCGAGCGATAGCGGCTTCTCGATGAAGTCGTAGGCGCCGAGCTTGGTGGCCTTCACCGCGGTCTCGATCGTGGCGTGGCCCGAGATCATCACCACCGTGGTCTCGGGCTGGCGTTGCTTGATCTCGGCGAGGGCCTCCAGCCCGTCCATGCCCGGCATCCAGATGTCGAGGAAGATCAGATCCGGCGTCTCGTCGGCGAGCTTGGTGAGGGCGTCGGGCGCCGAGCCGACGGAGGTGATGCGGTAGCCCTCGTCCTCCAGCACCGCGCGCAGCGTGGCCTGGATGGCGCGCTCGTCGTCGACGATCAGGATGTGCTCGCGCGGCACGCTAGACCTGCAGCGGCGCCGCCGCGGCGGCGAGCCGGCCCGCGGGCAGCTCGATCACGAAGCGGCTGCCCTGGGGAAGATTGTCCTCCACCCAGATGCTCCCGCCGTGGTCGGTGACGATCTGGTGCACGATGGCGAGGCCCAGCCCCATGCCGGTGGCCTTGGTGGAGAAGTAGGGGACGAAGAGCCGCTCCTTGTCCTCCGGGCTGATCCCGGGCCCGGTGTCCGAGACCATGATGCGGGCGCGCCGGGACTCGGCCAGCCAGACCGTCTCCACCAACACCTCCCCCGTCACCCCCACCGCCTCCACCGCGTTCTCCACGAGGTTCAGCACCGCGCGCTTGATCTGGTTCGGGTCCACCTCGATCGGCGGCAGCTCCGTCGAGAACGCGGACTTGATGCCCAGCGCGGGGTGCGACTCCCGGTAGAGCACGCACACACCGTCGAGCAGCCGCGCCAGGTCGGTCGAGCGGAGCGCCAGCGCGGGCATCCGCGCGAAGCGGGAGAACTCGTCCACGAGCTGCTTAAGACCGTCCACTTCCTGGATGATCGTGCCGGTGGCCTCGTCGAGCAGCCGTTTTTCGTCGGCGCTGCGGTCACCCGCCAGTCGGCGGCGGAGACGCTGGGCCGAGAGCTGGATGGGGGTGAGCGGGTTCTTGATCTCGTGCGCGATGCGCTGGGCGACCTCGCGCCAGGCGGCCAGGCGCTGGGCTTTCAAGAGCTCGGTGAGGTCGTCGAACACCAGCACCATGCCCATGTCCGCGCCGTCCGGGCCCTTGAGCGCGGTGGCCGAAGCCAGGAGCGTGATGGCCTGGCCGTCGCGCCGGAGGTGCACCTCGCGCTCCACCGTGCCCTCGCCCAGACGCGCCATGCGCGCGACCAGGGCGGAGATCTCCGCATAGTCGGGCCGGCGCAGCGCCACGCTGGCGGAGAGGCCCTGGACGCTGCTCGCGGGGATCCCCAGCATGCGCTCGGCCGCCCCGTTGATCGTCGTGATGCGCCCGGCGGGATCGAGCGAGACCACGCCGGTGGCCACCGCGCCCAGCACGGTCTCGGTGTAGCTCCGGCGCATCTCCATCTCGCCGTGCTTGGCCTGGAGGTCGGCGTACGCGGCCTCGAGCTTCGCCTTGGACGAGGCGAGGTCGCTCGTCATCTGGTTGAAGGAGTCCACCAGGATGCCGATCTCGTCGTCGGCGCGCGCCTGCACCTTGTAGGCGAGGTTGCCCGCGGCGACTTCTCGTGTTCCCTCCGCCAGCATCTGGATGGGCTCGGTGATGCCGCGCGCGAGGTAGAGGCCGAACCAGGTGGCGGAGAACACGATGATCAGCGTCATCAAGAGGAACAGCAGGATGTAGATGCCCTTGATGGGATTCTTCAGCAGCTTGAGCTGCTTGTATTCCTGGAAGGCCTGGCTGATGCCGCGCAGGCGGTTCTCGAGGCGCTGGGCCACATGGATGGAGACGACGAGGCTGCCGATCACCTCGCGATCCAGGTCGCGCACGGGCACGACGGCCTGGATCATGTCGCCGTTCTCCAGCTCCTGCACGGTCGTCACTTCCTGGCCGCCCAGCCCCTGCGCGATCTTGCCCTGGGCGATGGCGCGCGTGCCCATCGAGCCCATGGCGGGGTCCTTCACGTGCAGGATCTCGTTGCTCTTCCGGTCGAAGAGGGTGATCGCGGAGAGGGCGAGCCGCTCACGCTGCTCGCCGAGGAAGGCCTCGAGCGGCTCGCGCTGCGTCTCCGACATGAGCCCCTCCCGCTCCACCACGCGGGCCATGAAGCGTCCGTGGCGAAGGGCGGTGCTCTCGAGCGTCTGGTAGTAGGTCTGAGCGACCTCGAGGGCCTGGTCCAGGGGCTTCTCGACCTGCGGCTTGAACCAGCCCTCGATCGAGGTGGTGATGAAGTTGGAGGCGATGATGAAGATGAGGATGCTCGGCACCAGCGCGAGGGACAGAAAGGCGAGGACCAGCTTCACCTTGAAGCGGGCGCCGATGCCCTTCTGCCGATGCTCGAAGCCGAGCTTGACGAGGTTGCGGAAGAGAAGGACGAGGAGCAGCAAGAAGACGATGACGTTGAGGTTCAGCAGCGCCAGCACGACGAGATTCGACGCGACCGGCAGCTGGGGGGCCCGCAGCGCGAACTCGAAGGACGAGGCCAGGACCAGCACCACCAGCACCGCGCTGATGATGAGCAGGTTGCGCTTGCGCTTGCCCTGGTCTCGGGAGGTCTCGGCGAGCGGGCTCACTGGCTGCGGCTCGGCGTCAGGAGGTTGGACTGGATCCAGGGCGTCTCGGCGGCGTCGCCGGTCATACGGGCGACCCACGAGTTCTGGCCGTTGAGCGAGACGTCGGCGCGCACGCGCACGTAGTAGAGCTCGCGGCCGTCGAGCGAGGCTCCCGGCGCGAGCTTCGAGAGCCGGAGGTCCGAGAGCACGCGCTGGGCCTCGCGAAGGTTCTTCGTGAGGAAGGGCTCGCGCTGCTCGCCGGCGAGCGAGGCAACGCGGTACTCCTTGGTGAGCACGTTGTACGTGAGCTGCCGCTCCACCATGCGCGTTTGCACCATGCGCTCGACCCAGAAGCGGCTGTATTGCCAGAGCTCCACGTGGTAGCGCACGTGCGTCGGCACGCCGGAGTGGAGGCTCTCGTGCAGCGTGGCCGGGATCGCGCCCAGCAGCACGACCTGGACCGTGACGTCGAAGTCGTTGAAGAACACGGAGAGGTTGCCGATGCGGATCTCGGCCTCGGCGGGCGCCGAGCCGACGAGAACCAGGCCGGCCAGGGCGCAGACCGCGAAGATGAGGTGCGAGGTCCGGGGGCGGGAAATCGGCGTCGCCACGACCGGACCATTATAGCGTTCGGCCGGGCAGGGGGGGCAGGAACCACCCCTGGGGGACGGCGGCGGCTAGAGCGCCGCGACGCCCGGAGCGGACGGGTAGGCGGCCTCGGCGACCAGGTCCTCGACCCGCGCGCTGCGGTACCGCCGCCGCTCGGGAGCAGCGGCCTTCCGGATCGCCGCCACGAGCTGGTGGTTCATGGCGTGCCCGGCGTTCCGCGCGACCACGTGGCCGAGGATAGGCCGGCCGAGCAGGAAGAGGTCACCGACCAGGTCGAGGATCTTGTGGCGCACGAACTCGTCCGGGAACCGCAGGCTTTCGTTGAGGATCGTTCTCTTGCCCACCACGATGGTATTGTCCAGCGAGCCGCCGCGGGCGAGCCCGCGCTGCCGCATGGCGCCGACGTCTTTCAGGAATCCATAGGTGCGAGCGGGCGCCACGTCCTCGGCGAACGTCTTCGGGGTGATCTCGACCGTCACCGCCTGGAGCCCGATCGCGGGGTGCTCGTGGTCGAGGGTATAGCTCACCCGGAACGTGTCGCAGGGGAACATGCGCAGCCACCGTGAGCCGTCCTCGATCGAGATTGGCGTCCCGATGCGGATGGGGCGCCGGAGGGCGGGAAGGGGCACCTGACCCGCGCGCTCGAGGAGGTCCATGAACTCCTTGGCGCTGCCGTCCAGCCCGGGCAGCTCGTCGCCGGACACGTCCACGAGGAGATTGTCGAGACCCAGTCCGGCCGCGGCGGCCATGAGGTGCTCGATCGTCCGGACCCGCACGCCAAAGGCGCCAACGGTGGTGGCGAAGTGACCGTCCACCACGTGGTCCGTGTTGGCGGGGATCAGGGTGCCGTCGGGGGCCCGGAAGAGAATGCCAGTGTCACTGCCGGCGGGGGTCACCGTCAGGCGGGCCGTCTCGCCGGAATGGAGACCGAGACCCTCGATCGTGACCGAGCGTCGAACGGTCGTCTGATGGTCCATGGCCGGGACAGGGATGAGCAAGCCAGGTGCCACACCGCGTTGTTGCCATCTAACATATTGACTAAGTGGACATAAGGGTCAGAACACCCCCGCTAGCCCTTGCCGCGTTGTGGTACGGCTGACACTCGATGACACCGAGCTTGTCTCATTTCGGTGACAGCTAGCTGACGCTCAGACATCGACGATCAGCCGGGCTTCGTAGCCGCCTGGCACCGCCTCGACCGATACCTGATGGAGCGTGGCCGCCTTCACAACGGTGCCCAGCCGGTGCCGGCGCGGGTCTACCTC
This window of the Candidatus Methylomirabilota bacterium genome carries:
- a CDS encoding branched-chain amino acid ABC transporter ATP-binding protein/permease, producing the protein MARVGWLALAAAAAALPLLTANTYYLYLGASTALLVIVAAGLNVLVGFTGQISLGHAGFYAIGAYAAALAATRAGVPLWAATMTAIAAAALVGAVVAAAALRVTGPYLAMVTIAFGIIVEGVLVEWVSVTGGPGGIFNIPKLPLARYYWVVAAAAAVALWVTANLRRSAWGRAFLAVKGSEVAAESLGLSPYHLRIVAFTVSAAFTGGAGALFAFLNGYISPDSFTLQQSILFLLALLFGGVNTIAGPVVGGLVLTLLPELLTRLADYRLILYGLLLLLSIYGLPHGVVGAVTPRRSTPLPQRGRGQGEGEQKVEARPPETLLALDHVTVRFGGVTALDNVTLAVPSPGITAVIGPNGAGKTTLLNVLSGYYRPEAGQVTLGGLGIAGAAPHAIARLGVARTFQTAQLFGELTVADNVAVGLAGPRLGRLLGALAGLPATRRRERFFHAESRVRLTAHGLAALADEPADALAAGLRRRLEIVRALATGPRVLLLDEPAAGLTLSEVAELDAALAAVRDGGGPAMVLVEHHMDLVMALSDQVTVFDDGRIIARGAPADVQRDAAVIEAYLGAAPA
- a CDS encoding ABC transporter ATP-binding protein, with the translated sequence MSALTLRGLEAGYGATRALTDVSLEVRPGELVALIGGNGAGKTTLLKTIAGLLHPRAGSIRLDDEEIGGRPPWWVAHRGITLVPEGRGIFGDQTVRDNLALGALSARGRPADTAGEPMEHALALFPALHARLGDPAGSLSGGQQQMLALARGLMARPRVLLLDEPSLGLAPLLLRQIFEALARLRGEGLTILLVEQMAAQALALADRAYVLASGRITVAGTAAEVRADPGVIQAYLGRGGTKDLQRFRR
- a CDS encoding branched-chain amino acid ABC transporter permease, which gives rise to MVLQLVVSGLALGSMYGLVALGYHITWVTSRTMNFSQGYAVMAGAVVAYAAYVGLGWPLPAALLLMLVALALFGMLVERVAVRPFFLAGSPAWLLSTIALGIIAENVAMLSFGKDARAFPSALTRKPILLGGAGFYPQELLIPIVGLAVMALVQVLYHRTRWGKQWKAVAWNAEAAGLMGINVPRAVMAAYALSALLAGVAGVLLAPILNVAPTMGTIIGLKAFAVAIIGGLTSAPGIIVAGLGYGLIESFVAGYVSTGAREIVGFALVILVLVMRPDGLGGAPATRRV
- a CDS encoding ABC transporter substrate-binding protein, producing the protein MRRLACLGLALLALAALTVSVGAQSKEPIRIGLAAAVSGGSAASGEAIKRGIQIAMDEVNAKGGLLGGRKLEMVIRDDEGNPAKGVTIARELVEREKATVVFGGLHTTVALAQVPVWAELKTPYMGAWAAGTNITRNGQTPNFAFRVSANDDYVDKYLARYAVDVMKKGKPGLLLENTAWGQSNEAGLGKWLGDKKVKPVGIEKFNWNDPDMSPQLLRLKGAGADHVILVANAPEGAQVVKSRAKIGWEVPMISHWGISGGRFAELTGDLSDGVVFVQTYSFFGKQNERGQALLKALREKYNVKGPEDVIAPVGTANAYDGMHLVALAIEQAGSTDGPKVRDALESLKAEYKGLIKTYKQPFTAEQHDALTDADYVMVVWKHGKIVPVGP
- a CDS encoding APC family permease, with protein sequence MQIGAIKRVLVGAPMPLAQARHERLGKAVALAVFASDPLSSVAYATEEILLVLVLAGHAALSYSLPVAIGIAALLAVVVVSYRQTVQAYPQGGGAYLVAKDNLGVFPALTAAAALLTDYVLTVSVSVVAGVAALTSAFPALHAHRVVLSVLAVALITTGNLRGVRESGRMFAAPTYFFTVSILGMVGYGLVASKLGLLPEAPYEPHPPGLEGIGLFLLLRAYAAGCTALTGVEAVSNGVPALRPPEGRNAQAVMTWLGVISITMFLGITYLAFDFGIMPGGDETVVSKIARRVFGPSLIYYAIQAATMLILLLAANTSYADFPRLSSILARDRYMPRQFATQGDRLVFSNGILILSAFSILLIVGFGGDTHALLPLYAIGVFISFTLSQSGMVRRWLRRKEPGWRWRVWVNAVGAAVTAIVLLTLAVTKFAEGAWIVVLIIPLLILTFVAMHRHYEEVAVELSLEGFDRLPQFEHTVLVLIGDVHQGVVRAVQYAKTLAGPCAVVRAVYVEIDPARTHRLEEKWAKCGFGIPLVVLSSPYRSLLRPLLDFVDQIQRRGDDQMVTIVLPEFIPRRLWQHLLHNQTALLVKGALLFRRNIVVTDIPYLLKR